A region of Deltaproteobacteria bacterium DNA encodes the following proteins:
- a CDS encoding histidine phosphatase family protein has product MNESTKTAKIYLGRHCKTEWNLEHRLIGTTDLPLCEVGWAEARDTLPVIEKYGFDRIVSSPLQRASQTSEFYSGKLNLPLEIHRDLRELDHGDWNGQKYDDLLSDPSSRFKEWFIEGDTSIPIPNAPETLEEVQQRIVRTIREIALRYPGEKVLVVSHKHIRSLLTCYLKGVDLSHFRENINETVEPIELSDDDLAKLL; this is encoded by the coding sequence ATGAACGAATCGACTAAAACAGCGAAGATATATCTTGGTCGCCACTGCAAGACGGAGTGGAATCTTGAGCACAGACTGATCGGCACTACAGACCTCCCCCTCTGTGAGGTCGGATGGGCCGAGGCGAGGGACACGCTCCCTGTCATTGAGAAATACGGCTTCGACAGGATAGTCTCAAGCCCCCTTCAGCGCGCGAGTCAGACATCCGAGTTCTACTCCGGGAAGTTAAATCTCCCCCTTGAGATTCACCGGGACCTGAGGGAGCTCGATCACGGGGACTGGAACGGGCAGAAGTATGACGACCTTTTAAGCGATCCGTCGTCCCGTTTTAAAGAGTGGTTCATCGAGGGCGATACGAGCATCCCCATCCCAAACGCGCCAGAGACGCTTGAGGAGGTCCAGCAGAGGATCGTGCGCACGATTAGAGAAATCGCGCTCAGGTATCCGGGAGAAAAGGTGCTTGTCGTAAGTCATAAGCATATAAGGTCCTTACTCACCTGTTACCTCAAGGGAGTCGACCTCTCCCACTTCAGAGAAAACATAAACGAAACCGTGGAGCCCATCGAGCTCTCTGACGATGACCTAGCAAAACTTCTTTAG
- a CDS encoding catalase codes for MKNKAKKNRNKDNKKRGSAKNFKTKQYADQNVQTGRGGETHQTAEGSEQILTTQQGIPVSDDQNSLKIGARGPTALEDFHFREKMFHFDHERIPERVVHARGFGAHGYLETYESLADITSADLFQRAGEKTQAFVRFSTVAGNKGSGDLARDVRGFAVKLYTREGNWDIVGNNIPVFFIQDAIKFPDLIHAAKEEPDCGFPQAATAHDNFWDFMSLMPESMHMAMWVMSDRAIPRSFRFMEGFGVHTFRMVNKKGKSMFVKFHWKPKQGLQSVLWNEALKINGADPDYHRRDLWNAIKSGDYPEWELGLQIFDEEFADSFEFDVLDATKIIPEEEIPVRTVGRLVLDRCVDNFFAETEQVAFCTSNVVPGIDFSNDPLLQGRNFSYLDTQLKRLGGPNFTHIPVNAPKCPMHHFQQDGHMAMKNPTGRANYEPNSWEGEEGGPRESPERGFNSYPSEESGEKLRIRSESFADHYSQARQFYISQTEIEQGHIADALVFELSKVNKLEIRERVVSHLLNIDQGLADKVITGLGLKNKPGKADAARKTLQNLQKSEALSILLNGPDSFKGRKVGVLVTDGVDIKIFNALKKALESEGAALDVVAPVVGGVEASDGSWIEADEKVNGGPSVLYDAVAVLPSDEGAELLSKEATAKDFVSDASAHLKFIAYTDSAMPLLRSTGVADNLDDGCVKLDKSAAASEFVKRCRKLRYWEREKAVKQV; via the coding sequence ATGAAAAACAAAGCGAAGAAGAATCGTAACAAGGATAATAAAAAGCGAGGCTCGGCAAAAAACTTTAAGACTAAACAGTACGCCGATCAGAATGTGCAAACGGGTAGAGGCGGTGAAACGCATCAGACTGCGGAGGGAAGCGAGCAGATTCTTACCACACAGCAGGGCATACCGGTATCGGACGATCAGAATTCCCTCAAAATCGGAGCAAGAGGTCCAACCGCCCTCGAGGACTTTCACTTCCGTGAGAAGATGTTTCACTTCGACCACGAGCGTATTCCTGAGCGTGTCGTTCACGCGCGCGGGTTCGGAGCGCACGGCTATCTGGAGACTTATGAATCTCTGGCCGATATCACGAGCGCCGATTTGTTTCAGAGGGCCGGGGAGAAGACTCAGGCCTTCGTAAGATTCTCGACTGTTGCGGGCAATAAAGGGTCCGGCGATCTGGCGCGTGACGTCAGGGGCTTTGCGGTTAAGCTCTACACTCGTGAAGGCAACTGGGATATAGTCGGAAACAACATACCGGTGTTTTTCATACAGGATGCCATCAAATTTCCCGACCTTATACACGCGGCAAAGGAGGAGCCCGACTGCGGATTCCCTCAGGCGGCGACGGCGCATGATAATTTCTGGGATTTTATGTCGTTGATGCCGGAAAGCATGCATATGGCCATGTGGGTCATGTCGGACCGGGCTATCCCGCGCTCCTTCCGGTTCATGGAGGGCTTCGGAGTTCACACGTTCAGGATGGTGAATAAAAAAGGAAAATCGATGTTTGTTAAATTCCACTGGAAGCCTAAACAGGGCCTGCAATCGGTTCTTTGGAACGAAGCTCTCAAAATAAACGGTGCCGATCCCGATTATCACCGCCGCGACTTGTGGAACGCTATAAAGTCAGGCGACTATCCCGAATGGGAATTGGGCCTGCAAATATTCGATGAGGAGTTTGCCGATTCCTTTGAGTTCGATGTGCTGGACGCGACTAAAATAATCCCTGAAGAGGAAATCCCCGTAAGAACGGTAGGGAGGCTGGTGCTGGACCGGTGCGTGGATAATTTCTTCGCCGAGACTGAGCAGGTCGCTTTTTGTACCTCGAACGTCGTACCGGGTATCGATTTTTCAAATGATCCGTTGCTGCAGGGGCGTAATTTCTCATACCTCGATACGCAGTTAAAGCGTCTCGGCGGCCCGAACTTTACCCATATCCCGGTTAATGCGCCTAAATGTCCTATGCACCACTTCCAGCAGGACGGGCATATGGCAATGAAGAACCCGACAGGCCGTGCCAATTACGAGCCTAATTCCTGGGAGGGCGAAGAAGGCGGGCCGCGTGAATCGCCCGAGCGGGGGTTCAATTCGTATCCGTCTGAAGAGAGCGGGGAGAAGCTCCGCATACGCTCGGAAAGTTTTGCGGATCACTACAGCCAGGCCCGTCAGTTTTATATAAGCCAGACTGAGATCGAACAAGGCCATATAGCGGATGCGCTGGTATTCGAGCTGAGTAAGGTAAACAAGCTTGAAATCCGGGAGCGGGTTGTCTCGCATCTTTTGAATATTGATCAAGGTCTTGCGGACAAAGTGATCACCGGTCTGGGATTAAAAAATAAGCCCGGGAAGGCTGACGCGGCCAGAAAAACGCTCCAAAATCTTCAGAAATCCGAGGCTCTCAGCATTCTTTTGAACGGACCGGATAGCTTTAAGGGGAGAAAGGTCGGTGTTCTCGTAACGGACGGGGTCGATATAAAGATTTTCAACGCGCTAAAGAAAGCCCTTGAATCTGAAGGCGCGGCGCTCGACGTCGTAGCCCCGGTCGTGGGCGGCGTTGAAGCGAGCGACGGCTCGTGGATAGAAGCTGACGAAAAGGTAAACGGCGGTCCCTCGGTGCTTTATGACGCTGTAGCGGTTCTGCCCTCCGATGAAGGAGCCGAGCTTCTTTCAAAAGAAGCTACTGCAAAGGATTTCGTATCCGATGCGTCCGCTCATTTAAAATTTATAGCTTATACCGACTCCGCAATGCCTCTTCTCAGGAGCACCGGGGTCGCGGACAATTTGGATGATGGTTGTGTAAAGCTCGATAAGAGCGCCGCAGCCTCCGAATTCGTTAAGAGGTGCCGTAAGCTCAGGTATTGGGAGCGGGAAAAAGCCGTCAAACAGGTATAA
- a CDS encoding amidohydrolase family protein, whose product MSIVQRKKVFDNHSHIGPVPGFAYYGLPEAVKPTTDYQKTDDYIKGMDKHGVDRALIMSNYGYPDSAQPFTLNPLVGESVQSTDRLLGLVWVSALPKDKERTTEALKLIGEKGLVGLKTTCLLGGTFDPGQWDEESAELWKMILDAAADNDMPLHIHTSPGGGSDIDNALALIKDYGKRVKIHVVHMGGGVSGHIKFVPRFFDLVEQGYKVYTDSSWAVGFGSSWILKEIEERGIGGDRFLFGSDIPWSDFASEYWKIEGADISEQLKEDIFWNNAESLYGKFW is encoded by the coding sequence ATGAGCATAGTACAAAGAAAAAAGGTTTTTGATAATCACTCCCACATAGGTCCTGTCCCGGGGTTTGCATACTACGGTCTGCCGGAGGCGGTTAAACCGACTACCGACTATCAAAAAACCGATGATTATATAAAAGGGATGGACAAGCACGGCGTGGACCGTGCGCTGATAATGTCTAATTACGGGTACCCTGATTCGGCTCAGCCTTTTACATTAAATCCCCTGGTTGGCGAAAGCGTACAATCCACCGACCGTCTGCTGGGGCTAGTTTGGGTTTCAGCATTACCTAAAGATAAAGAACGCACAACCGAAGCACTTAAACTGATAGGCGAGAAAGGCTTGGTAGGGTTAAAGACTACGTGCCTTCTTGGAGGGACTTTTGATCCAGGTCAATGGGATGAAGAATCGGCTGAGCTATGGAAGATGATTCTGGATGCGGCTGCGGACAACGATATGCCTTTACACATACACACAAGTCCGGGCGGCGGGTCGGATATAGACAATGCCCTTGCTTTGATAAAGGACTATGGGAAACGTGTCAAGATCCATGTTGTGCACATGGGCGGGGGCGTCAGCGGTCATATAAAATTTGTCCCGAGATTTTTTGACCTGGTGGAACAGGGATACAAAGTCTATACCGATTCTTCATGGGCTGTCGGATTCGGCTCGTCATGGATACTGAAAGAGATAGAAGAGAGAGGAATAGGGGGAGACCGGTTTCTTTTCGGGTCGGACATCCCGTGGAGCGACTTTGCATCTGAATACTGGAAAATCGAGGGAGCGGACATCTCGGAACAGTTAAAAGAGGATATATTCTGGAATAACGCGGAAAGTCTTTACGGGAAATTCTGGTAA
- a CDS encoding zinc ribbon domain-containing protein: MPIYEYHCSRCKKDVSIFFLSFSEAENEEAHCPECGNKELARVFSSVSVIKGNSNSQGSKASNNSAKEDDTRSLAAAMDKAVCESGADYGDDFKEVKSRLEKGESANSIEKSLRKRVGESMQTH; this comes from the coding sequence ATGCCTATTTATGAATACCACTGTTCCCGCTGTAAAAAAGATGTCAGTATATTCTTCCTAAGTTTCTCTGAAGCCGAAAATGAAGAAGCTCATTGCCCCGAATGCGGGAACAAGGAGCTCGCGAGAGTCTTTTCAAGCGTTTCTGTTATTAAAGGAAATTCCAACTCCCAAGGGAGCAAAGCTTCAAATAATAGCGCGAAAGAAGACGATACCAGGTCTCTCGCGGCAGCTATGGATAAGGCTGTTTGCGAGTCGGGCGCCGATTACGGCGATGATTTCAAAGAAGTGAAAAGCCGTTTGGAAAAAGGAGAATCCGCTAATTCGATTGAGAAGTCGCTGCGCAAACGTGTAGGGGAGAGTATGCAAACGCACTGA
- a CDS encoding GNAT family N-acetyltransferase: protein MEKFIFKIAEDDKELEDYFRLRHDVFVKEQKIFSETDIDKYDTDPFHKVINIISVDQPNGKVIGAVRCYRKEGDTWVGGRLSVARGYRNGRVGAGLVRFAVQTMKSGSCKKFLAYVQPQNVRFFKRLGWTPIGEAETYQGFPHQLMEADLDSA, encoded by the coding sequence GTGGAAAAGTTTATTTTTAAAATTGCCGAAGATGACAAGGAGCTTGAGGACTATTTCCGTCTTCGCCACGATGTATTCGTCAAAGAGCAGAAGATTTTTAGTGAAACGGATATAGATAAATACGATACAGACCCTTTTCATAAAGTTATAAATATAATCTCGGTAGATCAGCCGAACGGCAAGGTAATAGGGGCGGTCAGGTGTTATAGAAAAGAAGGTGATACATGGGTCGGCGGGCGTCTGAGCGTTGCGCGCGGTTACCGCAACGGACGTGTGGGTGCCGGTCTTGTAAGATTCGCGGTACAAACTATGAAGTCGGGCAGCTGCAAAAAATTTCTAGCGTACGTTCAGCCTCAAAATGTGAGATTTTTCAAAAGGTTGGGCTGGACACCGATAGGAGAGGCCGAGACCTACCAGGGGTTCCCTCATCAGTTGATGGAGGCTGATCTGGATTCCGCTTAA
- a CDS encoding sll0787 family AIR synthase-like protein, with product MRELIQSLQSSARIIQKRDIRDIWNYFPKHCRMEGSDILLGDDAAAIRYKDDYLLLAAEGVYQPLLKSDPYLAGRTSVLANVNDIYAMGGRPIAIIDVLFSRDPKNAGEVLRGIRDNAVRYNVPVVGGHISQNAECPSLSVFILGKAKKLLTSFSAQAGDKLVFISNLKGKFISGFNFWDSSSMLEGVEATRQLEAISEIAEDGVADTAKDVSMAGVIGSILMLLESSGKGAELDISNMPRPFEIPLNEWLLTFPSFGFILSLRPDKTLIVKEKFNRLDLACESIGTVTTEKKVYFTDGGSDKELFWDFNERPLTGLNETSSTQVGNG from the coding sequence ATGCGGGAGTTAATTCAAAGCTTACAGTCCTCGGCAAGAATAATTCAGAAACGGGATATCAGGGACATCTGGAACTATTTCCCTAAGCATTGCCGGATGGAAGGGAGCGACATTTTGCTGGGCGATGACGCTGCGGCTATCAGGTACAAGGACGATTATCTGCTCCTGGCGGCGGAGGGAGTATATCAACCCCTTTTAAAATCCGATCCCTACCTCGCAGGGCGCACATCCGTTCTCGCAAATGTAAATGACATATACGCAATGGGCGGAAGGCCGATTGCTATTATTGACGTGCTTTTTTCCCGGGACCCGAAAAACGCCGGCGAGGTCCTTCGCGGCATCAGAGATAACGCCGTCCGCTACAATGTCCCCGTGGTGGGAGGACACATCTCTCAGAATGCCGAATGTCCTTCGCTTTCCGTGTTTATACTTGGCAAAGCAAAAAAACTGCTTACAAGCTTCAGCGCCCAGGCAGGAGACAAATTGGTTTTTATATCAAATTTAAAAGGGAAATTCATTTCAGGATTTAACTTTTGGGATTCCTCAAGCATGCTGGAAGGCGTGGAAGCGACAAGGCAATTGGAGGCAATTTCCGAGATAGCCGAGGACGGAGTAGCGGATACCGCAAAGGATGTAAGTATGGCGGGTGTTATCGGTTCAATACTTATGCTTCTTGAAAGTTCCGGTAAGGGAGCGGAGCTGGATATTAGCAATATGCCAAGACCCTTTGAGATTCCTTTAAACGAATGGCTGCTCACGTTCCCGAGTTTTGGATTCATCTTATCGCTAAGGCCTGATAAAACATTAATAGTCAAAGAAAAATTCAACAGGCTGGACCTCGCATGCGAGAGTATAGGAACGGTGACTACTGAAAAAAAAGTTTATTTTACCGACGGCGGATCTGATAAAGAGCTCTTCTGGGATTTTAATGAAAGACCGTTAACAGGTCTTAATGAAACCAGCTCGACACAGGTGGGTAATGGATAA